The nucleotide window CCACTTCTCAAGCGGCCAACATTATGGAGGCCTGGAGGTGGGCGCCCGCGTGCTGCTCATTGACGAGGACACAGCGGCCACCAATTTCATGATCCGCGACCGGCGGATGCAGGCCCTGATGGCCAAGGCCCACGAGCCCATCACCCCCTTCATCGACCGGGTGCGGCAACTTTACACCGAGCACGGCGTGAGCACGGTTCTGGTCCTGGGCGGCAGCGGGGATTACCTGGATGTGGCGGACACGGTGATCGCCATGGTGGCATACCGGCCCCAGGAGGTGACCGACCGGGCCCGGGAGGTGGCCCGGCAGTACCCCACGGGCCGCCAGCCGGAAGCCCAGGGGACCATCGCCGTGACCCCCAGGGTGCCCCTCCCCCATGGGGTGAACCCGGCCAAGGGGAGGCGCGAGGTGGCGGTCAAGCCCTACGGCGTGCGGGCGATGCAGTTCGGCCGCGAGACCATCGACCTGAGCGCCGTGGCCCAGTTGGTGCACGCCGACCAGACGCGGGCTATCGGCTTGGCCCTGGCCTACGCCGTGGAGCGCGGCTACCTGGACGGTCAGCGCACGCTGCGCCAGGCCTTGGAGGCCGTGCTGCAGGATGTGGCGCGGCAGGGGTTGGAGGTCCTCAGCCCCACGCGCTACCCCGTGGGCGACCTGGCGGCCTTTCGCCTGGCCGAGTTGGCCGCCGCGTTGAACCGCCTGCGCACGCTGCAGGTGAAGGCGTGAGCGTCCCTCGAGGCGCAATTTGACTTCATGCCCCGACCCGTTTATACTTACACTACCACAATTCACCTTTTGGATGGAGGAGAAGTATGGAGCGCCCTTGGTTTAAGTTTTATGATGAGGGGGTGCCGCGTCACATCGACTACCCCCAGGTCCCGGTCCATTATTTCTTGGAGGAAAGTGCCCGTAAATATCCGGACCGGGCGTGCACCATTTTCAAGGGGGCGGTGATCACCTATCGAGAGATGAACGAACTGACGGATCGCCTGGCCGCAGGGCTGGTCGAGTTAGGGGTGAAAAAGGGCGATCGCGTCGGGTTGTTCATGCCCAACACGCCGCAGTTTGTCATCGCTTACTTTGCCATTCTCAAAGCCGGCGGCGTGGTGGTAGCTACCAACCCGCTGTACACGCCCCGGGAGATCATCCACCAAGCCAACGATGCGGGCATTGAGTACATGGTGGTGATGAGCAACTTCTATCGGCGCATCAAGGAGGTGCAGTCCAAGACGAAGATCAAGCGCCTGGTGGTGACGAACCTCAAGGAGACCCTGCCGCCGGTGCTGCGCTTCCTCTTCACTTTGACCAAAGAGAAGAAGGGCGGCTTTCGGGTCATCTTGCAGGACGATGATGTGTGGATGCAGGACCTCATCGCCAAGCATTGGCCTGAGGAGCGACCGCAAATCGAGATTACCCCCGAGGATGTGGCCCTTTTCCAGTACACGGGAGGGACCACGGGCCTTTCGAAAGGGGCGGTGGTGCTCCACCGAAATGTGGTGGCCAACGCCTTGCAGATCCGCTACTGGATGCCCAACCTGGAAGAGGGCAATGAAGTGGTGCTCATGGCCATCCCTCTCTTCCATGTGTACGGCATGGTCGCCGGGATGCACTTCGCTTTGGCCACCGGTGCCTCGTTGGTGATGATCCCCGACCCTCGCAATTTGAAGGACATTCTGACCAGCATCGAGAAGTATCGTTGTTCCATCTTCCCCGGCGTGCCCACGCTGTACAACGCCATCAACAACAATCCCGATGTCCAGGCCGGCAAGTACGACCTCAGCAGCATCAAGGCCTGCATCTCGGGCTCGGCGCCGTTGCTGCGCGAGACCA belongs to Anaerolineae bacterium and includes:
- a CDS encoding long-chain fatty acid--CoA ligase, yielding MERPWFKFYDEGVPRHIDYPQVPVHYFLEESARKYPDRACTIFKGAVITYREMNELTDRLAAGLVELGVKKGDRVGLFMPNTPQFVIAYFAILKAGGVVVATNPLYTPREIIHQANDAGIEYMVVMSNFYRRIKEVQSKTKIKRLVVTNLKETLPPVLRFLFTLTKEKKGGFRVILQDDDVWMQDLIAKHWPEERPQIEITPEDVALFQYTGGTTGLSKGAVVLHRNVVANALQIRYWMPNLEEGNEVVLMAIPLFHVYGMVAGMHFALATGASLVMIPDPRNLKDILTSIEKYRCSIFPGVPTLYNAINNNPDVQAGKYDLSSIKACISGSAPLLRETKEKFEALTGGKVFEGYGLSEAPTATHCNPLLGENRTGSIGLPLPDVDARIVSLDDGETELPPGEVGELIIHGPQVAKGYHNMPTETANTFRQRNGEVWLYTGDIAYMDEDGYFYIVDRKKEVIKPGGYQVWPREVEEVIKEHPKVLEVGVAGIPDPYRGETVKAWVVVKPGETLTEEEIKQWCRERLAPFKVPTHVEFRDELPKTTVGKILRRELVRQHIEAESKKQADA